TACTACtggggtcctaactaatcaaaAAAGTTTGtgtcttttaaagtgtaatagtatAAAAGCCGccaatacaatggttttgaattagagtaagaccatgtGGTTGTCTTAGActaattgattgtatttgaaaCCGTTAATGTTTGCTAGTGGTCAATCTTGAAATTCTGAACCTCTCTTGTacacgtgagctttgttacactccattaccttTGTTGTTTTACTAGATGGTGTATAAATCTTCCAATTGAGACGTAACTTGGATTAATCTGTGTcatgtgttcctaaactcattaagcatatttcaaggcatgtaattttcataagtattgaaaTTTAGTGTTTTTCCCTTAGTTTGattgcattcacattatttgctaaggcctagcaaaacgttagttggggggtgtgattacacgccAAAACTGCGCAATTTGGCACTTTAATCCGAtttttacggcttatatttttaattaaatgtccaaatttgttcaatattttaatagagtgtcaaaattatcattcttgagttttattgtgcaatttacgaatttttgataattttttattgcaataaaagtcccgggaaccaaaaccaacacctattcgtatttcgtgcataacttttccatccgagttccgatcgagacaattcaaatttttggagaaatagaaaaggattatctacaaattttgtgtttCAAGTTTTGTGAGAAACCAACTCCAGGAAGGTCAAATTTGGCGGTggaacaaagaaaaaataaaaagagaagaaagaagaaaagaaaaaaaaaatgaagtgggccgggtcttgatgtgacccggccatgcaagtgTGCGCTGGGTGCTGGGTGCGTGGATGAatttgtgtttcttttttttttttatgctttaaaAAGTCAAATAAATGggtaagaaaggaaagaaaaaaaataaagaaaaggagcTAGGGTTCTAGGTAGCTTTTAAGGAGGTGTGCTTTGAGGAGAGCACCGCAGCAAGGAAAAAGGTAGCAGCTGTTGCTGCTGTGTGGAAGACCCACGGccactccatctctctctctctctctctctctctctctctctctctattttaatttgtttagttgTTTGTgcatttattgttattttaatgaATAGTTTAATGTTGAGTTCATGTTGATTAATCCATTGAATAAATATTGTTGAgtttatttttctctctctcctttgttaTCATTTAGTTGTATTAGATTACTTCATTGTCATTTTTTTTAAGATGCCTTGTTGTTATTTTAGTTGcatttttttactttaatatcatttttaaatattCTATTAAAACCTTactgtttaattttttttttttcactttaatatcattttaaatattttgctGGAGTTTTCTATTAGCTtgagtttaatttattattttactctCAGTCATTTTAAATATCTTGTTGGAGCCTTTCATTAGTTTAAATTTAGTCATTTTTACTTAAGAGTTATTTGAGTTTATCTATTGTTaggtttagtttatttatttagttgaactTTATTTATTGTTTAAGTTAGTTTGCATTCATCTAGTTGAGTCATAGTTTACGTTCATTTAGTTTATTCATAGCATTGTGTTGAGTCGGCTTATTACTCTTACGTTATAGTTGAGGTTTAGGTTTAGTTTGTCCTTATTTAAATCTGATTAGGGAGGTTCTTGCTTTTGGTTTACTATTTGagtgtttaattagtgagttgttgattggtttatgTGTGTTAGATTCATATTTTAGGTTTCGTgtcattttaatttcatcacaaattctcaaaaaatccaaaatttcgAATCTGaatcatgttcagtaaaattgttttcttattttcttttcttatttcgaATTAATttagaactaatctgcattccccgtTGAGACGATCTGGcgtatttgggctaattattacacgacgtaactcctatacttaggataaccctagtgctactcatttttagaagttaGTCAGtggttatcatcaaaacatgacaattaagCTCATGTAACCTCCAAGACTAACATTAATAACAAAGCAAAACAAATAATCCTTtgtttttcctttccttttcttttaggCACCATTtggagttttaaaaaatatttgggaaagaaaaggaaaatatcaaggaattcacgttttcatatttgattatcaaggaaagtaaaaataaaaaataaaaaaagtatacctaattcatgaacaaaattttgatttttcatatcattaacatttaaattttttttaatttttcaatcatataaaaaataaactattatttttaatagaatttaatatagaaggaaaatataacGGAAAATCAGTTTCTtcctcattttcctttcctttcttttaattttcccaagtaaaatccttgatccaaatgaaCCCTTAATATATTTGTGTGATTTTTTGATCGGCCTTACCTAGGAGTAAGACAGATCAATTGGCCTTTGGAAGGTGGTCGACTAGTCTCTATGGCCTCtcatttattataaattttagcATCCTTTTAtcacaaaaaattattttttctttatgggaggcgcacacacacacacacacacacacacaaaaggtAAGAATGGTAACAATTTGTAAAATGGGTGTTTTAGGACGATGCTAATGTATTAATTTAATTTGAAAGGAATTTATTGACTTTTTTAAACCAATccatgttttgatgctaacatactactagtatcttatgtgtgcatttagtgtgtgaataggttttcattttagcacgaacataagataccgaaaaatggaAACTAAGACGAGACTTAAAGCGTACACACAGTTTGGTGTATCCTATAAAGAAAGAgtaaaagacgaagacatttattgtatttgtattgcatttaattttttatctttggtctataataatgcatgtatCTACATATATTGATTGTATGCTCAGATGGTCATAGAAttaccttagggatcaccttcggtcgaccgacgccggaatTTTTGGGTTAACTTAAaacgaccttagaaagaccctaggtccttgcacaagtACTTAGAATAAGTTCCCACTATCATATATGCAATCAAGGGAAATCTATATTTAAAAACAGGACTTAGAACCTAAAATGATAGagctttgggcaaccgaaccatggcattgaaaatgcctcggtcgaccgaacgagtggaaagtcaaattgttgacctatctttgggcgaccaaaccaaaataAACTGAGtgttcttggtcgaccaaacttttaaCACTGACTTTTCCAACTTCCCTAGGCGCCCAAACTTTACATTCAAAttcacctcgggcgaccgaatgttgaagttcggcagaccaaacttctgatcaggtgaccaaaccttaagcagattgaaaaatcgcctaattcagccacccgaacctatCCTCGGGCACTCAAACATGGAAAAATACATTTTTcttcatgtgtctgttcgggcaaccgaactcaaGGTCTAAGCAACCGAATCTCTCAGGTTACCATATTTTTATCGCAGGTAATAAAGGGTAATTGGGattaaaaattgattaaacatttttaataatacccggaatgtcccaacggtcatattttttgtaaaaactatatatactccttcatttgtcaaaattagcaactttgattagcaaatttttttctctctaatttcattctaatcaaagttcccccaaaacatatttctgttgcaaaatctttttggggttatattttatactctccattctcttccattcattattttgaaaatctttttaaagagaacattttattttgggcatcTATTTATTGCATTCATAAGCATTTACTCTCACATACTCTTTCAtttctgaaaatcattttgagagtaaacttaaaggtttctcccgattatttcttCATAGATATTTTTGGAGAAGCTTTTTCTTATGTTTGTGAACATTTTTGCACATCATTTTCAAACCAAAAATCATGCATActcatttgtgcaaaaatcccTTTATGATcgaaaccctaggttctccgatTACaccttgataaaatatttttgagaaaatcttattagggtttaaatctttgaatcatttattatatacattatctttcaaaattggaaatttattttaagaaaaacaccctttctctactgagcattatttcatatctttagaaAGTGTATGTTTTATGAGTTTAATGTGTGCATTcatgcttgtatttttagaaacACTATTATGTACTAAAATGATTTTAGTatatcggttgggttcaacccgaaattgaactagggagtctcagccccgtaaatgagatcaGTTCGTTTCAGCCTGAAAATTGAAATgaggagtctcaaccccgtaaatgAAACTGATTCGGTTTTGCCCGAATATTGAATTGGAGTtttcctcaccccataaggagagaatgtaaatggcttctgctccacccgtttaagtgagtaggtttagtgtaatccttgggggtatgcctaaggcggggacataggcaatattggccgaatcTCGTTAACAAATCtttgtgtcattctctctctatcttatttaatttcctgcACTTTAAATATCGCATGTGTATAaatgtttgtttaatgtcataattatttgcatacacacatttgatttaaaaaagATATAATGCACACGTGAatgtttgctttcattgttaattattttacatacacatgtATATTGAATAGGATATGAACTGTGAATCagcaaatatttaaatttaaccaaaatattttaaaactcaattcacaccaattccaacataattaaataattaccTTCCTTATTCACAATTATATTCTCGAAcctaaactttttttaaaatggATTTCCTTTATTTtgtcttttcaaaaacaaaaataaattgaCGGCTctgttttctaaaaataaaaagctAAATTAGATAATCAATGGTTTGGTTGTCTATGCttacttatttttcaaaatgattaTCAAATTTGCTGGCAACAAAATGAGCCACACGGGTATAGTATTGACAGATTTCCTCCATTTTTTTCGAAAGAGCTAAAAACTACTCCATTGAAACTATTTCTTTTTGCAACGAACTAGCAGCTTGTGGTGATTGAACTATAGTTAACGGAAAATGGTTCCTCTCTAGGTAACTAGAACAGTGATTGTGTGAAATAGTCACGATGCTATGTCAACAATACTCTTTTGATTCCCAAATAGCATCAAATTGTCGACAAAAAAAGTCGAACCTAATCTCCGTGTCCACAATATGTGATAATCACATGCAATCtatgaaaaaattaaaagctTGGGAGACCCTCGATGGTCTCTAAGAACCCTCTTTGATGCTTGAGTCAGGATAGGAGAAGTATAGAGAAATTAAGGAATAGTGTAAAGAGTTGTGCAGTTGTGAGAGTGTGGGATGTCTTACCTCTTTCCTAGGATTCCTTATAGTAGCATGAACTCTCTTTGGTAGCCAATATCGGGTGTCTTAAATTAATGTAAAGAAGAGTTATACTCTTCCAATTTCATAACTTACTCAAGGGTTGTAAGCTTTTTGTTGACCCCCTCTGTAATAGGTTTAAGTAACACCTTAATCAAGCTTTAGTGTCCCCGTAgtaaaaaaaaacttttgcaccatcacctcaaaaaaaaaaaaaaaaaaaattcaaaaatcttcgAAGAATTAAGTAAAATTAATCCAATTCACCAACCCAgtttccaaaataattttttgccCTCTTTTCAGGAGAAGTTCACTAAATGAAGGGCATGGTGGGGAATTTTATTatctttttgaaagaaagaaaaaaaaaaaaaaaacccttctttagcttttttttttttgaaaaagggggagaaaatctcCAACTAGACTTGGTTGTGAGTCAAcataaaatattttgcatgaaaattTCCGATTTCCAGGAAGTGTGTAGGCGAAGGCAGAGAAGAAACGAAGAAGATCCCAATCACGTACATGAGAAATTCCACCTTGACAAAAGATCAGCTGTCATGATCTCGGGCGATATATATAGTTGTAAGTTGGAAGGTACGTAGTATTTATAGCAACATGCTTGTTTAAACAGGGATATATTGTAGGCAACTGGAGGGGACCACTATGCGTTCTTGGGTCGTGGGAGCTGAGCTTGCATGGATTGCAAGCAACAAGCAAGTAGACAATGCGAAACTTCTTTTTACATAATCCCTACTTTTAAGACTGATTgtttttttcaatgttatattaatattaaataaatagcTTGATCACTTTAAGCTTGAATACTCACGAACCCAATGCAGGAAACTGCGACGAACATCaactttgagaattttgaaatatctcaaaatatataatacacGCCCAGATAGACAGAGAGTAGTTGGACTGCTGGGCCGACAGCATTATAAGGGTTAAGTGTGCGTgggtgtatatatatttatatttatatactttTTGCATAGCAGGAAATTTCTGGGATGGAATGGGTAGTCTTTCCAGCTAACTCACATCACATGCTTCAGCAGACTGCCTAACTCCTGTTCTGTCTGTCTTTCTTGGCTGGCATATCTGCAGCTTTTCGCCTTACAATTTGTTTTACCTTCCATCCAGGTGCCTATCCATCCACAAATTCCTTTCTgccaaaactatatatatatatatgcatgcgcATCCACATTTTAGAATTCTGAAATCAGTAATTTAAAACTGCGGTGGATATATCCAAGAGACAAATGCTATCATTTCAGTGATGTTATTTTGAAGAAAATGTAAAGCTGGTGTTTGCATTGAGTGTGATTTCAAAGTCTCCTATTTagattatttatattaaattttatttaaattcaaataagttCAAACTCAAaatctcaactctcaaaatatttctttactaTTGTGCAGTtcaaaaaatttcagaaaaataaaataatactgAATCGCCACTTAATAACCAAAATTACTATGCTCATGCAGATATTTCACAACTTCTTTGCAAGCAAATTTTACGCAATCGACTATTGCTAATGCAGTGAAAGATGGAATTCAAATCCTTGTGCCTAAAACTGTAACATGTTCTCTTTTTTCTTTATGTTTTCTGTGTTTTTTAAAGAATAGTGAAAAACAAGGAGATAACTAtgggagaaaaaaaattaaaaataaaaaataaaaagggattGATAACTTGATTTAAAAGTTTTCTGGTTTCATGGTACTCCAATAGAAAGGCTATTAACTAGTTCCTAAGCGCATAGGCAAATTGTTTCAATTTAAAAATGCAAAACCTAGGGCCCTAGGCAGATCAGTGACTACATAAGCATCTAAGATCTTCATGCCTACAAAGAAAAAGGTATTATTGTCTACCAAATTTGACAATTTGACtgtatctaaaaatatttttatactttgtcttgatttaaatatttatgtaatattaTTACAAAATACTGCTAGCAATTGTCTAAGTCATATCCCTCAATTAATAAACATCACCTCAATTTTCTAGGAATTGATTAATTTTCTAAGTAGGTATAGGTTTTCAATAATTGATAGTCAAGCAATCACACAAACCTATATGGACTGACGCCGTAAGTGTCTGTATAAGGTTGTTGATCACAACAACTTGGTACAAGAGGGCATTCAAGTGACTATCAATAACGGAACACATTTCATAACAACTTGGTACAAGAGAGAATTCAAGCGTCTATAGATGATCGATCATATTTCACGGTGAAATGGTGTCATTCATTTATTGTatttgtgtgggtgtgtgtgggtgtgaagatttaaaattgaaaaaaaaaaaaaaatcattatggCTTGTTTAGTTTGGCAAAATAGTTATTTTTTTCGAATAAGATGACATATACTTTAAATTTTAGGAATTAAGTGAATAGTTATTCCTTTTaaattcctaattatttcatcaaacatgtaataagaaagaaatTAATAGACATTCCCATAATgtaatttgggaatagttattctttgtctattccttattatggatTAGTAAAATATTATacattattatttactttataataataacataatttcttgtataactaaATATTACTAACCTACTAAAACTAGAATATTCTTGAAAATAGGCATTCCGCACAACAAATGTAATCTTTAGTTCTTTTATCctataatcaatttttttttttgtgtaaaataTGTTTCTCAAGGTGAAATATGGTTTAATTAAAGCTCCAATAGAATGTTTAGGGTCTTAAAAAAccccactatttttttttttaaaaaaaagagtaATATAATTGCTTAATTGAGGAGAAAATTTAGAATCTTAGCACCACAAATTTTCATGTTTCATTATCAAAAAAACTTaagactaaaaataaaatatacaataaaaagaacaaaaaatatcattaatatttgattttcattaaattttAAGAAGgtgatttttgttttttattaatAATGCAGGATATAgtgaaaaatacaagaaaaagtTTATGTTTGcttatcttttttttattttttttgtctcctttttataaataaaattcttCATCCAAACAAAATATTAAGAATTAAGAATCATGATCTAATTCATTGTGATGAACACAAAATAATATTCTACATACAATATGTGCAGTTAATTATATATGGTTACAAGAAGAAACAAGTAATGTGTGGAGCTTTAATTAATTTCCTCATAATTTCACGGGGTAGATATTCATCATACATAAATCTGCATATTACCAATACACCCCTTTGTGCGCCCATATGTGTACATATATCCTAATTAATCCAATGTCAAAAATCCctttttttgacaaaaaaataaaataaataaagtttgAGAAACTAATATCCAACCCAAACATGATCAACAAAAGAATCAAACCAGCCCAACAGGACCAGAACTCTCTCTGGTGGCACTGGAGTCCCCCAAACCCTCCTCCTCTCTCCTCTTACTTTTCCCCGACCCAAGTAGCTTCACCCAAAACCTGCGTTTCTCCTTCTTCCCCCCTTCGGGAGCAAAACCATTCATTACCACCGACCTACTCTTCGTAATCACATTGCTCATTCTATTGCCCAGAAACGAGAACGAGTACCCTTTGGCCTCCGAGCTGCCCCACCGCACGTGACGACTATGCATGGGAGACGCGTAGGAAGAAGCCGACAAAGAAGACTCCGACGACGACGACAAGGAAGACGCAGAGGAGGAACAATCAGACCCCGCCGCCACCACCGCGGAGGTTCTCCGAGAGCCGGCGACCGACCCTGAGAGCTGGGAGAGCTTTTCACGTAAGCAGACTGAGCAGACGCCCGGCGACTGGTGGTGCTTCGGGTGCTTCCTGCACCGGCCGCCGACGTCCGGCTTCTGTCTCCTGCGAGCCTCCATGGCACTTCTGTTCATGTGTGTGTTTTCTGGTGGCGATTTGGGAAATGTTTAGCTTTCGTTTGTGTCCGAAATgtgtcttatatatatatatatatataagcaggaGAGGAGATTGTGAGATCTTCGTCTTtcataattcatttttcatttccgTGATGGTTCAAGTGAGTTTCTGTGTTTCTTCTTAAATGTGTCTTTTGACGTTTTGGTGGTTTGAAAAGTCGGCGCGGACCTGGGTGGATGGTCAGGATGGGAGGAAAGGAGAAGGGCCCCCTCGGGGGACTAGATGGAGGGTCAAGATTGGTGGGGTTGAAGTCGGTGGAAGGCTCGTGCGCAGGGAGCGTGGAAAGCAAACTGGGGACAGTGGGCGGCGTGGAATTTTCCACGGTATAGCCATGTTAAAAAGGAGAGGGTGGTGGCACGCAGTCAAACAGTTCAAAACGGCGTCGCTTTTAGTGTGGGATAGCCTGCTTTTGTATCTGCTCCAAGACAGGACGCAAGGATTGCGGATCAACGTCATTGAAGCTTTCAGAGTGGCAGTCATTCTCTAGGAGTAAGAAGTCATTTTGATGAATGTTCCCACACCAAGTTGTTTGGAGAATTGGGGTAGTGaaagtgattttaaattgtatgATTCAATTTTTAAAAAGTGTATAATATTTTAGGACGTGTttggtatcattttttttttattgtatattttctatttttatttctccacaagtaaaaaaaaaaaaaaaattacaaaaaagtaTTTGTTTCAATTGACAGTTCTTTATATTTTGTTCTTAGTTTTTAGTTTGTCAAaacattaaaaattagattttataattttcagtATTGGCAAAAATTTTAATGTACataaatagtttttttggattaaattattatttttgttaacttaaattaaaataaaaaataaatgatcatatgaatataaatataattaaaatatatatacataaattttaaaaagtaataataaagtcATTTacaaattaagtaaaataatcataataaatttaattttgttataGTAATTTTTGTAATGTGTATTATTTCtaattttgttattttaatcatatttttataaatattttgatttagaaaagaaaatgtgcatttttaattgagtttttaatttgtattagttttataaatgttaaccaacaGGTTGCTGAAGGTTGAATTGCAAATCTCATGTCAATTTAATGATTGATGGTAAGAATAGAAGACGTAATACGTTCTTTGAGTTAAGAAGTAAAGTAGAAAATGCAATTAAAAAACGACTTAATTAAAAACCAACTATATATAGTGACCTCTTTCATTTAGCTTCAACTACAAAATTATTGATCAAAATAATTATTATGTTCTGGCCTAAAGAGGAAAAGTACAAAATATGAGCTTGAGAGTATATTGCATGTATTAAAAGAGATAATTACGACCTCGGAATGCTTCAAAGCTCAATTCCTAGTTTTTCAAATTTTAGAATTATTTAATCatacaattaatttataattgATTGGTGCATAAATTCTAGAATTATTATTGGCTCTTAACAAATTCATTTGATTTTCTCTACATTATATGCTCTTAGCTGACCTATAATTTCGTGTTCTCTTAATTCCTCCTAAGTAATCCTCTCTCTCTTAAGTGCAGTCTCTTCCAAATGAAGAAACTAATGCATGATTTATGTTCATAGCTGACTCATAATTATAATCCTCTCCCAATTCTTTTAAGATCAAAAGAAttcatcttcttcaattttcttaATATATTCTCCTACTTAATTATCTTAAGGTAGAATTCTATTGTTTATAAACAGATATTGAAGTCAAGaatttttttggtttaggattacataagatttaaaaattatgacTAATTGAATGAAAATAATGGCGATCCTATCAAAATTTTGGATAGAGTGGCAAGAAAATAATTTGCATTGCATAATGTCATGcaagaaattaatttttatattttcttaaaataataaatacttgAACTTTACACAAAAATAACACAACTACAATGAAGTCATGTAAAAAAAGTCACTCATGCTtaatcaataattaattttgtaattttgaaGCCAAGCACTACTTAGGATGAAGTAAGAAATAAAAGTTTGAGCCCCCAGGGCGCAGCTCAATTGGCAGGGGCGAATTCCGGAAGTGCCGCTTGACGGTTAGCAGAAATGCCTCCCGGGTTCGATCCTTGCGGCGGGCTCCTGAATTTACCCCTCTGTGGTGTGTGTGGAGCCACCGctacagggcgtgggattagtcatgaCCGGTGCggcggaccgtaaaacggacgtcgttgacggttGTGGACACCCGgcgaaattcaaaaaaaaaaaaaaaaaaaaggaataaaagtTTGAAGTCAAGCACTCATGTGATTAAAGTATATTTTTAAATAGATACTCATGATGAAGAGTTATTGGAGTAGGTTCCCCAAAGAAACCTTGTCAATTTTTACTCAAACACTtgcatttttttaaaagaaaaaaaaaatcttcatatGAAATCCTCACTTATAAAGCTTGCATCCCACATTGATTTGTTTGCTAGGCCAACATTCTTTTGGTAAGTAAGGctttctatatatattttcttttcataAAAATCTTGTGAGTTTGTGACATATGTTAGACCAACTAATTGACTAGTAGTGATAAATGTTCATTTCTAAAAGTTAAAATCGGTAATAATCTAAgtgttaataaaataaaataaaaatggaatgaaGAAGGGTGTTGGAAGTTGATTATTACATGGAGCATAAATGTTTGGTTGTCCTGGTAAGTTTGTTTTTATGGCTAATTAAATTATTCATGTCTTTTCAAAGCCTACTTGATTGACTTTTGTAAATTGGTGGTTTCTTTCTTGAAAATTCCTTGTGgatgattatttattttttttattttttttaaagaaggacggtacctccatttatttattgataacccctcacttttgacggaggaataccgtggttacaagacaatcaatgagagataacaaaagacaaacgttaaaaatctctcaaagaacaacaccaacatccagccaaaatcgggttacaagtccaaacaaaacgaAACAAATCacgacctacaaaacaaatctcacacaacaaaacaaaacaaaagataaacagcAAAAAGCATaagcaaaaaccaaaagaaaattagctaaacatacctcatataagtcatacccatcttctccaatttatacaaaccattgctaactctagggagttgactactatttgtaaacaaattattcctccccatagcaccttgtcgagccaaggcatctactgctttgttcccttctctatacgaatgatttattgaaaaatccactccctccaataaaccaataaactgctccaaaaatcccacaaataccacaatgagcacttcctgactctaatccaattaactacaatattcgaatcacattcaatatcgatacagggttgacccaactgtttgcaaatctctattccctccaacacagctctcaattcagctttattattt
The sequence above is a segment of the Malania oleifera isolate guangnan ecotype guangnan chromosome 8, ASM2987363v1, whole genome shotgun sequence genome. Coding sequences within it:
- the LOC131161616 gene encoding uncharacterized protein LOC131161616 translates to MNRSAMEARRRQKPDVGGRCRKHPKHHQSPGVCSVCLREKLSQLSGSVAGSRRTSAVVAAGSDCSSSASSLSSSSESSLSASSYASPMHSRHVRWGSSEAKGYSFSFLGNRMSNVITKSRSVVMNGFAPEGGKKEKRRFWVKLLGSGKSKRREEEGLGDSSATRESSGPVGLV